The genomic region TATACCCACTAAGAAAGAATCAAAATATTGGTTTCGTCGCTACGAACAGCAACTTCCTAGAGAAGGTGAGATGGTCTTTTTTGACAGATCTTGGTATAACCGGGCATTGATCGAACCCACAATGGGATATTGCACAAAGTCCCAATATGAATACTTTATGCACAAGGTCTTGGAATGGGAGCATAATTTGATTGATAAAGGACTAACCTTGGTTAAGTTTTATCTATCTGTAGATCCCGAGCACCAGCTTTACCGTTTCCAAGAACGTTTGTCTGATCCGCTTAAATTCTGGAAGTTCTCTGAAAATGATTTTCATGCAAGGAAAAAATGGGAAACTTTCACAAAATATAAAGACCAGATGTTCAACTACACGGCATCGCAGAAGTCTCCTTGGGTTCTTATTAATGCAAACTCTAGAAAAGAATCAAGACTTACAACAATGCTTTATATAGTCAGAAACTTCGGGAACAAAAAATATCAACCTCTTTCTGGCAAAGATGTAACTGAAACGTATACTGTTGAAGTAAATGGGGTGGCATTTAAAGGTTTAAACAATTTGCAGATGTCAGTATTAAGCGAACTTATTGAAGATCACAAGAGTCTTCATAAAGACCAGCAGCAAATTGAAATATTAGATCCTTTAAAAGTTAGGAAATCAAGCAAGTAAAATAAATGGAAAAAGATTCAATTAATCAGAGGTATAGCGATTTA from Thermodesulfobacteriota bacterium harbors:
- a CDS encoding polyphosphate kinase; the protein is MKKLTGKKVEKIEAPYTGVSIKDYNIEKRRLQLELLTIQQKIVKLGQRVCICFDGRDAAGKGSTILRLTQNLMPKYFRIVDLGIPTKKESKYWFRRYEQQLPREGEMVFFDRSWYNRALIEPTMGYCTKSQYEYFMHKVLEWEHNLIDKGLTLVKFYLSVDPEHQLYRFQERLSDPLKFWKFSENDFHARKKWETFTKYKDQMFNYTASQKSPWVLINANSRKESRLTTMLYIVRNFGNKKYQPLSGKDVTETYTVEVNGVAFKGLNNLQMSVLSELIEDHKSLHKDQQQIEILDPLKVRKSSK